Within Kiloniellales bacterium, the genomic segment CTGGCAGCCGCGCTCGCGCAGGATCGCCAGGGTGCTCTCCAAGCGGCGGCGCACGCGGCGGCCGGCCACGGGATTGAACACCACGGCGAGCCGCCGCGGCGCAATCATCCGTTCAGTCGTGGAGAGAGCGGCATCCTTCATTGTGTTTCTAGAGTAGCCAAATCGTGGATGAGATGTTCATTACCTGGGTTCCACAAACAGTGAAAAAAAGTTTCAAATGATCGCCGGATATCGCCCAAGAAAACGCGGTACAGACTAGGCGTGCGCAAAGCCAGATCGGCGACTTGTCGCCTGGCCCCGCCCGCCGGCGGAGCATCTGGGCGCCGCTTGACAAGCAGAGAGGCCGGTGGCACCTGCTGTCGAGGGCCCAGACTCGGCGCGTACGACGATTCAGCCCCGCCCACGGTCGAAGGCCGCTGTTTGATGCGCATAGCCCTCGTTTCCGATGCCTGGCACCCGCAGGTGAACGGCGTTGTCAGGACGCTCGCGCGGGTCAGAGAGGAACTCGAAGGCGCGGGGCACGAGATCGAGGTGATCTCGCCCGACCGCTTCCGCTCCGTGCCCTGCCCGACCTATCCGGAGATACGGCTGGCGCTCTTCCCCGGGCGGGGCGTGGCCAGGATCCTCGATGCGACGGAGCCCCAGGCCATCCATATCGCGACCGAGGGCCCGCTCGGTATCGCGGCACGCCGCTACTGCCTGAAGCGGAAGCTGGGCTTCACGAGCTCGTTTCACACGCGCTTTCCGGAGTACCTCCAGGCCCGCACCGGCTTTCCTACCCGGCTGGCCTACGACTGGATGCGCCGATTCCACGCGCCGTCCGCCGGATGCCTGGTGGCCACGGACTCGATGCGCAAGGAGCTCAGCCTGCGCGGCTTCGTCAACCTGAAGCCCTGGAGCCGCGGCGTCGATTCCGAGCTGTTCCGGCCCCGCGAGGACAAGCTCCTCGACCAGCCCGAACCGATCTTCCTCTACGTCGGCCGGGTCGCGGTAGAGAAGAACATCGGCGCCTTCCTCGACCTCGACCTGCCGGGCAGCAAGGTGGTGGTCGGCGACGGCCCGCAGCTCGACGAGCTGCGCCGGCGCTATCCCGAGGTGGTCTTCACCGGCGCCAAGTTCGGCGAAGAGCTCGCCCGGCACTTCGCCTCGGCCCAGGTCTTCGTCTTTCCGAGCCGCACCGACACCTTCGGCCTCGTCGTGCTCGAGGCGCTCTCGGCCGGCGTGCCGGTGGCGGCCTATCCGGTTCCCGGGCCGCTCGACATCGTCGGCAACGCCGGCGTCGGCGTCCTGCACGAGGACCTGGCACTGGCGGCGCGCCAGGCGCTGCACATTCCCCGCGAGCGCTGCCGCGAACACGCCCTCAAGTTCAGCTGGCCGCGCTGCGCCCAGCAGTTTCTCGACAACCTCTCGATTCTCGCGCCGCGCGGCGCGGGCGTCGCCTCCTCAATCGCGGCCTGACGCGCTTCGTCGGCGCCGCTTCCCGCCGGGCGGATATGGACGAAAGGCCGCTTGCCGCAGCCGGTCGAGAGCCTCGAGGCCTGGCGAACCGACGAGTGAAAGTCGGCCCTTTGCAAGGTGCTGGGAATCACCTGAGCCCTTGATCACGGTTATCCTTCGACAGGCTCAGGATGAGGGTGTTCCCTTGATACACTCCGCCCTCACCCTGAGCCTGTCGAAGGGTGATGGTGCCGACGAGGCACTCTTTCAGCCCCCTGCTCGGGCGGATCCGGCGATGCACCGCACCTGGCCTAATTGCCGCCGCGGGCCGCGACGGCGCGCCGGACCATGGGGGCGAAATGGGCGAAGGGCGGGGTCGGCATGCCGACGATCTTGCCCTCGTCGTCCAGCCGCCGCACCGTGAGGATGGCCTCGAGGTGCGGCTGCCGCTCGAAGGCCTCGACCTCCGCCGCCGACATGGGCCCGCCCTGCAGCTTCAGCGAATGGACCGAGGCCTCGGAAAGCCCGCCGAAGTACTCCGGCTCGGTGGCGCAGAGATAGCGCTTGGCGGCGACGTGGTGGCGCACGCAGTCGGTGACGAGGTCCGGGAAGAAGGGCGCCAGGAGGCGCGCGCCGGCCTCCTCGTGACGGCGGTCCTCGGTGTCTTCCAAGGAGAAACCGCCGGTCTCCTCCAGGAAGTGCCCGATGTCGTGCAGCAGGGCCGCGACCACGATCTCCTCGGACTCGCCGCGGTGCTCGGCGAAGTGGGCGCCCTGCAGCATGTGCTCGGCCATGGTGACCCGTTCGCCCAGGTATTCGGTCGCGCCGCGCCGCTCGAAGATCTCCTCCAGGAAGGGCACGATGGTTTCGGACGTCAGCTCTTTCGACTCGGTCATGGCAGGTTTGCCTCCTTTCCTTCCAGGACGGCCAGGGTCGACAGCAGCCCGTCCTTGTCCGGGTAGCAGCCCTGGAGCCGGCGCGTTCCGCCGCCGGCGGCGTAGCCGCTGCGCCCGTGCAGCACGCGGGTGTTGTCGACGATGAAGCATTCGCCCGGTGCCAGCTTGAAGCCGACGGCCATGGCCGGGTCATCGACGATCACGCCCAGGCGCCGGTAGGCGGCGTAGTAGGCCGCCATGGCGTCGAAGGGCACGTCGGTGATCGGCGCCGCGCTGCGGTTGTTGAAGCGGACGGCGATCAGCTCGCCGTCGGGCCGGAGCTCGATCATCGGCCGCCGGGTGCTCAAGCTGACCTCGCCGCCGCCGTGGTAGTGGAAGCGCGCGCAGTGATCGGCCAGCAGGTCGAAGCCCCGCGGGTCCTCGTCCTTAAGGCGTCGCGCGGCGCGAAAGCCGTCGACCACCTGGTTCTCGCCGCCCTCGGCCGAGTTCTCCAGGCAGTAGAGGATCTGCAGGGTCGGCGCCGGGTCCCGGTAGGGGTTATCGGTATGGGCCTGCAGCCCGAGTCCCGTGTAGGCCAGGTTGCTCGGGTTCACCTCGGTGCGCACCTCGAACCATTTGCCGTAGTTGGTCTCGCGCACGTAGCCGAAGAGCTCGGCGACCGCGAGCAGGGCCCCGCTCTCGACCGGGCCGCCGGTGAGCCTGGCGAAGCCGAAGCGCCGCACGTGTCCGAGCCAACGGCGGAGCGCCGCCGGATCCCGGCTGACGGCGTCGAAGCGGCCGGTCACGGCGTCCGCGTCGAGGCCGCCGTCCCAGGTCTCGATCTCGGGCGCGGTCCAGCCCCGTTCGCTCGGTCCCGGCCGGTCATAGACGTGGACGCGCAGCCAGTCTCCAGGAAAGCCTACGCACTTCCCTTCCGGCGCAAAGCGGACCTCCAACGCGCCGTCCCGAAGCTGGGCCTCGGCGATTCTGGTCTCGGCCGGGATGTCCCGCAGGGTGATCAGGCGCTGACCGTTCTCCGGTGCGCGGGTCGCTTCGTCCAGCGCGTTGTCGCGCAGCCAGAAGGCGTGGAAGCGGCCCGCCGAGCCGTCGGCCCAGCGCAGGGTCAGGGCTGTGCCCGCTTCCAGCAGCTCGACCGCCGTGAGAGCCACCATGACCGGAATCCTTCAGCAGAAACGCGCCGGATCCTGCGCCTTCCCGCGTCGAAAGACAATGCGCCCGATTTGGGAACAGGGGGCGCGGACACGGCCGGACATCGGACTGATCCGAGGCATCAAGAAAGAAGAGCGGCGGCGGCGCCATAGCGCCGCCGCCTGACCAGAAGCATGTGCCGGCGGCGCGCGCCGGCCACTACCCCCTACTTCTCGTTCAACTTGGCTTCCAGGGCATCGAGACGTGCCTGGAGGGCCTCGATGACGGCGTCCTTGCGCCGCAGTTCTTCCTGCAGCGCTTGGACCCCGGCGAGCGCCACGCCGGCCACGTCGCGCGGCGAGAGCGAGGTGTCGTTGGCACCCAGGCCGAAGGCGGCGTGGAAGTCCTGGGCCATGGGCCCCACGTGGCGCACGCCCGTCTCGTCGTCCTTGTAGGACCAGGTCGAGACCGGCAGGGCCGCCACCTGGTTCAGCACGGTGGCCCCGTCGACCGGCTCGATGTCCCGCTTGGCGTTGACGTCGGAGTTCTCGGTCAAGGTGCCGTCGATCGCCAGGTTGCCGTTCGGCAAGGCCAGCAAGAAGGTATTGCCCGAGGCGATGAGCCTGAGGGCGCCGCCCTCGGTGAAGCGCAGCTCGCGCGAGCCCTTCTTGGCGAAGAAGGAGTTGGCCGGCCCCATGCCGACCCGCCAGTTGACGCCGGTCGCAACGTTGTTCAGCTCGATCTGCGGGTTGCCGTTGTTCTCGAGCCGCAGCAGCTGCCGGTTCGCCGCGCTCGCCGCGTTCTCGTCGACCAGGATCTGACTGGTGCCGTCCGACCGCCTGACCTCCAGCGCAGAGGCCGGAGCACCGGTGCCGACGCCGACTCTCCCCGCCGCATTGATGCGGAGGGCGTTGAGCGGCGCCTGGTCCGAGACCCTGAAGATGTCCTGGCCGTTTCTGCCTTCGAAGAAAAGCGCGCCGCCGTCATACTCGACCGACGCGATCCCGCCGGCGACCGTCTCGTCCAGGAATCGGATCGCCGGACTGGCGGCGTTGATCTGCAACTCGTCCGCCGGCATCGTGGTGCCGATGCCGACACGGTCGGCCGAACGATCGATGAAGACGGTATTGTCCGCCAGGCCGACGTCGCCGTTGTCGTCCCCCGTCAAGGTGTTCACGTCATTTGTGGAATTCTGGATGTCGATGACGCTGTGAGACTGTTGCAGATTGTACACATTGAGGAAGCCACCGGATTGGTTGCCCTCGCCCCAGATCCAATAGGTATTCGCGCTGGCGGAACTGCAGCCGGCGGGATTGGCCGTTAGGTCCGTGTCGTTGAAACAGACACCCGGAGTCGCATCGTCGATCTGGACATCCTGCGCCCGAGCCGAGGGAATGATCGCCTCGCCGATGGCGTCCAGCACCGCGCCCGCGAAGCGCAACGCGCCGCGCCAGAGCGAGGAGTCATCCTCCTCACGAACGACGATGGTGCCGCCGATCACCTCGAAGCTCCCGTTCTGCCGGTTCAGGCTTTCGCCGGCGTCCTCCTCGTCGGAAGCCGCGGCCGCGGGATCGACCATGATCACCACGACCTCGTAACGGTAGAGCCCGTCGGGATCGCCGGCCGAGGGGCCCCAGACCACCGGCTCGCCCGCCGAACGGGCGTCAACCACGAGGTTGCCGTCGGGATCGGCGATGCGCACGTTCATGGCGTCGAAGTTCGCCACCGTGTCCGCGTAGACGGCCACCTGATTGATAGCCACCTCGATGTCGGCGGCCTGCTGCGCCGAGGCACTCGACACCAGCCCGCCGGCCGCGAGGCCTGCCGCCAGGACCGCGCCCGCGGTCCACGATACCAACTTACGTTTCTCGAAAAGCATCCTACTCTCCCCTCAAAGGGTTCCTGTGAATGGAACCTCGTCGCTCACTTCCACTTGGCCGACATTTCAAAGCTTCGCCGCCGGCTGACACCAAGCACCGGTGAAAATGAGCCCCGTTAAGAACGCGGCTTGGTGCATAAAACTCAAAGAACGACTCGAAGCGACCCTTCACGCAAAGCGCGCAAAAAAGTTTGCCTGCGCAAACCTGGAATAGGCCGTCCCAAAAAATAAAAGTGAATCAACTGTCGGGTAGAAATTTCTTGGTGACGATGTGAAAGTAAGAATTCTCATCACCAATTCTGCAGTTTTGCTTTGACGCAGATCAAACATAGCGAGGCAGTTGCTTTGCTGCGGACCGACAAGCCGGCCGACACTCAAGATCATCGAGAACGTCCGGCCGCCGGGCGCGCCGGTCTACTGACAACCACCCCATGACCGCCCGCCTGACGCATCTTGCGCTGCACGTCCGTGACCTCGAGGCCTGCATCGCGTTCTACGAGACGTTCTGCGGCCTCAGGCCCGTGCACGAGCGCGGCGACGCGGGCGAGCGGATCGTTTGGCTGGCCGAGCCGGGACGGGAGAAGGAGTTCATCTTCGTCCTTCTGCCCGGCGGCCCGGGGCGCGACCAGGCGGCGAACGACTACAGCCACTTCGGCTTCGCGCTGGAGAGCCGCGCGGCGGTCGACGCGCTGGCCGCGCGAGCGGAACGGGCGGGCTGCCTGGCCTGGGCGCCGCGCGAGGAGCCCTACCCCGTCGGCTACTACTGCGGCCTCCGGGACCCGGACGGCAACTTCGTCGAGTTCAGCTACGGCCAGCCGCTAGGGCCGGGGTCGCCCGACTAGACGGCGTCTGGAATGCCCTTCGTCGGCACAGACCGGATAGATAGTTGACGCATTTGACTGGATGGATCGCCGACGTCTCGGGAGCGAAACCGTGCTCGTGTCCGAGGGCCAAGATTTCTCACCACAGAGACACAGAGAGCACAGAGAACCAAAAAGGGAGTTGGTTGCGCGCAAAGCGCGCCAAGAAAACTGTTGGTGTTTCCTCTGTGTTCTCGGTGTCTCTGTGGTGAGTCCTTTTTGGTTTTGACCGGTCATCATCCGGCGGCAGGACGTGCCCGCTCCTATCCGCGACGTAACCGGTCAATAATGCCAGCTATCGGTCCGCTTGCTCACGAGGCGGATCGGAGGAGATCCGGAGCTAAATCGACTCGGCGACCAGCAGCAGGCGCTGGCCCGTCCAGGCGGCGGCGACGGCGATGCAGGGCAAGGCGACGGCCCAGCGGCCGGCGGTTCCCGCGCGCTCGCCCAGGCGGCCGAGCAGGCGGATCGCCGGGTAGGCGAGCAGGACGATGGCGACCTGCCCCAGCTCGACGCCGAGGTTGAAGGCCAGCAGGCTCTGCCAGAGGTTCGGCGCGTCGACCTTGAGGATCTCGCCCAGGACGAAGGAGAAGCCGAGGCCGTGCAGCAGGCCGATCAGGGCGGTCACCAGCAAGGTGGCGCCCTGGCGCTTCTGCATCAGCGCGATGGTGCCGGCGTAGACGATCGAGAGCGCGATGCCGGTCTCCACGACGGGCACGAACCAGGCCGCGCTCGGCACGTAGCCGAGAAACCCGGCGATCAGCGTCACCGTGTGGCCGACGGTGAAGCCGGTGACCCGCAGCAGCAGGTCGGTCAGGGAGACGGCGCCGATGGTCAGGCAGAGCACGAAGAGCACGTGGTCGGCGCCCTCGAGGATGTGGCGAATTCCTTCGACCACGAAGGTGCCGGCGGCGGCGAGCGGCGAGCGGGAGACCTCGATCGGCTGGGCCAGCAGCCCGCGCGCCCGCAGGATCAGGGGGTCGCCGCCCGGGAAGTAGTCGATCAGCACGTTGGCCGTCTGGTCCTGGCCCTCGAGGCCCGGGTCTAGCCGGCCGCCGAAGGCGTAGCGGGGCACGGCCCGGCCGGCGCGGTAGGTGATCACGGCGTCCACCACCAGGTCGCCGACGAAGGCCGGCGGCCGGTCCTCGGGATAGAGCGGCCCCGCCATGGAGCGCTCGGCCTCGGCCAGGGTGGAGAAGGTGCTCTGCTCGAGGCCGAGCTGAACCCGGACCGCCGCGGCCTCGCCCTCGAGCGTCCGGCCTTCGGCGGTGACCGCGTGGCCCTCGACGATCAGCCGGCCGAGCGCCGCCGGGTCGCGGCGCAGGGCCTCGAGGTCGATGCTGTGCATGAGCGCGCCCTCGCGCAGCTCGTTGACCGTGAAGGGCGCCGGCTCGACCGTGCCGTCGGCGCGCTCCGGGCCGGTCAGGCCGGCGAGGACGTAGGCCAGCGGCAGGCGCAGATAGACCCTCAGCCCCTCGTCCAGGTGCTCCACGTGGACGATGCGGATGTTCATGTTCAGCTGGAAATGAGCGCGCGCGTCGTCCCGGCCGATAAGGGCCGCGAACAGCAGCAGCGATAGGACGGCGAGGAAGACCGCCGCCGGGCGCGACACCACCCAGGAAATCCCTTGCCCTGTCACCGCAATGCCGCAGGACCTCCGCCGTGTCGGCCGCGCCGGTCCCGTTACCGTCACTCGCCGGCCGTCACCATGTTATTGGAGCCGAAGTACATGACGTGGCCCGACTTGCCCTTGACGTCGGCTTGGCCGAGCTCGATCGAGGCGCTCTCCAGCATGGTGTGCTCGTGGGTCTTGGTCCACTCCTCCGCCGACGTCAGGGTCGAGGTGAAGAAGGTCGTCTCGGGCACGAGGTAGTGGTGCGGGATGGCGATCTTGGCGCCGGTCTTCTCGACCACGGCGTCGGCCTGCTCGTAGTCGAGGATGTGCTTGGAGCCGTCCACCGGGACGAAGACGATGTCGACCTGGCCGATCTTGTCCCAGACCTCCTGGGGCGGCTCCGGGCGGTTGTCGCCCCACATGAGCAGCCTGAGGCCGCCGGTCTCGATCACGTAGAGCGCGTTGTCCATGTGGCGGAAGTTGGTCGGCGGACAGGGGTCGTCGCGCCCCTCGAACTGCTTGACCGCCTCGGTCCAGGCCACGGTGCCGGGCGCCACGCACTGGTGCTTGTCGGCGATCGCCGTGATCTTGACGTCGGCCAGCTGGAAGGTCCCGGCCATGCGGTCGAGCAGCATGTTGGCGTCAAGCCGGTCCAGGGCGTCGTGATCGAAGTGGGCGTGGGTCGACATGCCGATGTCGACGTCGGTCATGGGGAATTCCATGCGGTACCACAGGCCCCAGGCGCCCGAGGGATCGTTGCGCCAGGGGTCGACCATGATGGTCAGGCCGCGCGGCGAGGTGATCCTGAAGGCCGAGTTGCTGTAATAGGCGATGCCGACCTTGTCGTCGGGGCCGGGGGCGACCTCCTCGTTCTGGAACTCGATCAGGCGGTTGTTGTTCTTGCCCGACTCCCAGGACAGTAGATGGCTGAGCGCCGGCCCGCCGAGTCCGATGGCGAGGCCTGCCGCCACGGTTCCACCCAGCAGCAGCGCGGGTAACTTCTTCATGCCTCGCCTCCCTGTCTCGCTTAGCCCGCGAAGACACTAGCACCCTTTGGCGGGCCGGGGAATGGCGCCGGACGCGGCCGCCAAGGGCCGCCGGTCAGCCGGCCAATCGCCGGAATGGGTCCTTGATATCGCTAGAACACCTTGCGTATCGTTCCCGTGTAGGGCGCAAGCGATAAAGGGCGGCCGAAGCCGCCCGCTCCATATCAATTTTCAGGGAAGGCCTTGCCGTGAAGACGGTCTATCATTTCGATTCCGCGGCCCTCGACGCGGGCACCTTGAAGGTGGTCAGGCTCGAGGGCGAGGAACACATTTCCCGCTTGTACCGGTTCCAGGTCGAGCTCGTCGCCGAGGATGAGGCGCTGGACCTCGACGCCATCCTGGCGGCGCAGAGCTCGATCGGCTTCGAGCGCGACGGCGAGGTGCTCAAGGTCCACGGCATCCTCAGCAGCTTCGAGCTGCTGGGCCCCGTGCCCTACTACACCCGCTACCGCGCGGTCCTGGTGCCGCGGTTCTGGCTGACCACGCTGCGGCGCCAGAGCCAGATCTTCCAGAACAAGAGCGTGCAGGAGATCGTCGAGCAGGTCCTCAAGGAGGCGGGGCTGGCCGGCGACGACTACGAGTTCAGGCTGACCCACGCCTACCAGCCCAAGGAGTACGTGGTCCAGTACCGGGAGACCGACTTCGACTTCATCTCGCGCCTGCTTGAGCACGAGGGCATCTTCTACTTCTTTGAGCAGGGCGAGGAGGGCGAGCGGCTGGTGATCGGCGACGACAACGTGCAGTTCGCCGAGATCGCCGGCGAGAAGAGCGTGCCGTTCCGCGCCGGCGCCGGCATGGATACCCAGGACGCCTCGGTCCAGGCCCTGTCGTGCCGGCGGCAGCGCGTGACCAAGCAGGTCGTCATCAAGGACTACAACTACCGCAAGCCCGGCATGAACATGAAGGCGGAGCATCCGAAGCCGGTGCAGGACCCGCCCGACGGCCTGCATTCGGACTACGGTGACCATTTCCGCACGGACAACGACGGCAACCGCCTGGCCAAGATGCGCGCCGAGGAGATGCTCTGCCAGGAGCAGGTCTTCTCCGGCACGGGCACCAGCACCGGGTTCCGCTGCGGGCATATCTTCAGCCTGACCGAACACTTCAGGGGCGACTTCGATCAGGACTACGTCCTGGTCGGTCTGCGTCACACCGGCTGGCAGAGCAGCCCGGGCCTCGAAGGCCTCGCCGGCCCCCGGGGTTCCACGGGGGGCGCCGGGGAGGGCGAGGACTACCGCAACGAGTTCACCGCGATCCCGGTCGACGTGGCCTTCCGCCCGGCGCGGGAGACCCCCTGGCCCAAGATGCACGGCGTGATGAACGCGCACGTCGACGCGGCCGGCGACGGCGAGTACGCCGAACTCGACGAGGAGGGCCGCTACAAGGTCATCATGCCGTTCGACCTGAGCGGCACCAAGGACGGCAAGGCCTCTCGGCCGGTCCGTATGGCGCAGCCCTATTCCGGGCCGGGCTACGGCTTTCACACGCCGCTGCACAAGGGCTCGGAGGTGATCTGGGCCGCCGTCGACGGCGATCCGGACCGGCCGATCATCGCCGGCACGGTGCCCAATCCCGAGAACGCCAGCCCGGTCACCAAGTCGAACCAGACCCAGTCGGTGCTGCGCACCGCGGCGCAGAACCAGATGGTGATCGAGGACGAGAAGGGCTCGGAGCGGATCCTGATCGAGACCCCCTTCGACAACAGCAAGCTGTTCATGGGCGCGCCCAACCCGACCTCGGGGATCCGGGCGACGACCGACGGCCACGGCGTGGTCCACGCCAAGAACGGCATCTACCTGAACGCCTGGTCGAACGATTACTGGGACACGGGCGACGCCGCCAATCAGATCAACGCCGGGACCTCGTCGGCCCAGGCCATCGGCGCGGCGGCGGCGGCGGCGGGCGCCGGCAACATCGCCATCCTGACCGCGGTCGGCGGCGGCGTGGTCGGCGCCGCCACCGGCCTGCTGGCGCCGGGCATCGTCATGTCCGCGCCGGCCGGCATATCGGCGATCACGCCCTCGACCTTCACCGCGGTCGGCGGCGCCGGCGTCGGCATCCTGACCCCGGCCACGGCCGAGGTGGTCGGCGCCGTCCAGGCCTCCTTGATGAGCGGCGGCGGAGTCAACGTCTACACCGTCGCCGGCGGCATCCGCGTGGTCGCTTCGAACGGCGACGTCGAGATCGATTCCAAGAAGGACCGCGTGACCATCGACGCCGACAAGAACATCGACGCCAAGGCCGGCAAGTCGATCGTGCTCGAGGCCACGGACGACATCACGCTGAAGTGCGGCAAGTCCTCGATCGTGCTGAAGAAGGACGGCACGATCACGATCACCGGCAAGGACATCACCACCAAGGGCTCCGGCAACGTCACCACGAGGGCGAGCAAGAACGTCGTGATCAAAGGCAAGAAGATCCTGGAAAACTAGCCCTCCCTATCCCCGCTGGGGAGAGGGACGGGGTGAGGGGCTTTGACATCTCGGCGCCGTCTCACCCGTCTGTCATGCCCGGACTTGATCCGGGCATCCAGCGAGCACGGCATGCGGCCAGCGGTTACCCTGGATGGCCGGATCAAGCCCGGCCATGACAAAGAAATGGGGTCGATTGCACCGGATCGATCGCTGACGTCTCGGGCGGCGAGGCCGCGCCTATGGCCGAGAGTTTAGATTTCTCACCACAGAGACACAGAGAGCACAGAG encodes:
- a CDS encoding glycosyltransferase family 1 protein, with the protein product MRIALVSDAWHPQVNGVVRTLARVREELEGAGHEIEVISPDRFRSVPCPTYPEIRLALFPGRGVARILDATEPQAIHIATEGPLGIAARRYCLKRKLGFTSSFHTRFPEYLQARTGFPTRLAYDWMRRFHAPSAGCLVATDSMRKELSLRGFVNLKPWSRGVDSELFRPREDKLLDQPEPIFLYVGRVAVEKNIGAFLDLDLPGSKVVVGDGPQLDELRRRYPEVVFTGAKFGEELARHFASAQVFVFPSRTDTFGLVVLEALSAGVPVAAYPVPGPLDIVGNAGVGVLHEDLALAARQALHIPRERCREHALKFSWPRCAQQFLDNLSILAPRGAGVASSIAA
- a CDS encoding HD domain-containing protein, whose amino-acid sequence is MTESKELTSETIVPFLEEIFERRGATEYLGERVTMAEHMLQGAHFAEHRGESEEIVVAALLHDIGHFLEETGGFSLEDTEDRRHEEAGARLLAPFFPDLVTDCVRHHVAAKRYLCATEPEYFGGLSEASVHSLKLQGGPMSAAEVEAFERQPHLEAILTVRRLDDEGKIVGMPTPPFAHFAPMVRRAVAARGGN
- a CDS encoding TauD/TfdA family dioxygenase produces the protein MVALTAVELLEAGTALTLRWADGSAGRFHAFWLRDNALDEATRAPENGQRLITLRDIPAETRIAEAQLRDGALEVRFAPEGKCVGFPGDWLRVHVYDRPGPSERGWTAPEIETWDGGLDADAVTGRFDAVSRDPAALRRWLGHVRRFGFARLTGGPVESGALLAVAELFGYVRETNYGKWFEVRTEVNPSNLAYTGLGLQAHTDNPYRDPAPTLQILYCLENSAEGGENQVVDGFRAARRLKDEDPRGFDLLADHCARFHYHGGGEVSLSTRRPMIELRPDGELIAVRFNNRSAAPITDVPFDAMAAYYAAYRRLGVIVDDPAMAVGFKLAPGECFIVDNTRVLHGRSGYAAGGGTRRLQGCYPDKDGLLSTLAVLEGKEANLP
- a CDS encoding tail fiber domain-containing protein — protein: MLFEKRKLVSWTAGAVLAAGLAAGGLVSSASAQQAADIEVAINQVAVYADTVANFDAMNVRIADPDGNLVVDARSAGEPVVWGPSAGDPDGLYRYEVVVIMVDPAAAASDEEDAGESLNRQNGSFEVIGGTIVVREEDDSSLWRGALRFAGAVLDAIGEAIIPSARAQDVQIDDATPGVCFNDTDLTANPAGCSSASANTYWIWGEGNQSGGFLNVYNLQQSHSVIDIQNSTNDVNTLTGDDNGDVGLADNTVFIDRSADRVGIGTTMPADELQINAASPAIRFLDETVAGGIASVEYDGGALFFEGRNGQDIFRVSDQAPLNALRINAAGRVGVGTGAPASALEVRRSDGTSQILVDENAASAANRQLLRLENNGNPQIELNNVATGVNWRVGMGPANSFFAKKGSRELRFTEGGALRLIASGNTFLLALPNGNLAIDGTLTENSDVNAKRDIEPVDGATVLNQVAALPVSTWSYKDDETGVRHVGPMAQDFHAAFGLGANDTSLSPRDVAGVALAGVQALQEELRRKDAVIEALQARLDALEAKLNEK
- a CDS encoding VOC family protein: MTARLTHLALHVRDLEACIAFYETFCGLRPVHERGDAGERIVWLAEPGREKEFIFVLLPGGPGRDQAANDYSHFGFALESRAAVDALAARAERAGCLAWAPREEPYPVGYYCGLRDPDGNFVEFSYGQPLGPGSPD
- a CDS encoding HupE/UreJ family protein, which gives rise to MVSRPAAVFLAVLSLLLFAALIGRDDARAHFQLNMNIRIVHVEHLDEGLRVYLRLPLAYVLAGLTGPERADGTVEPAPFTVNELREGALMHSIDLEALRRDPAALGRLIVEGHAVTAEGRTLEGEAAAVRVQLGLEQSTFSTLAEAERSMAGPLYPEDRPPAFVGDLVVDAVITYRAGRAVPRYAFGGRLDPGLEGQDQTANVLIDYFPGGDPLILRARGLLAQPIEVSRSPLAAAGTFVVEGIRHILEGADHVLFVLCLTIGAVSLTDLLLRVTGFTVGHTVTLIAGFLGYVPSAAWFVPVVETGIALSIVYAGTIALMQKRQGATLLVTALIGLLHGLGFSFVLGEILKVDAPNLWQSLLAFNLGVELGQVAIVLLAYPAIRLLGRLGERAGTAGRWAVALPCIAVAAAWTGQRLLLVAESI
- a CDS encoding MBL fold metallo-hydrolase — encoded protein: MKKLPALLLGGTVAAGLAIGLGGPALSHLLSWESGKNNNRLIEFQNEEVAPGPDDKVGIAYYSNSAFRITSPRGLTIMVDPWRNDPSGAWGLWYRMEFPMTDVDIGMSTHAHFDHDALDRLDANMLLDRMAGTFQLADVKITAIADKHQCVAPGTVAWTEAVKQFEGRDDPCPPTNFRHMDNALYVIETGGLRLLMWGDNRPEPPQEVWDKIGQVDIVFVPVDGSKHILDYEQADAVVEKTGAKIAIPHHYLVPETTFFTSTLTSAEEWTKTHEHTMLESASIELGQADVKGKSGHVMYFGSNNMVTAGE
- the tssI gene encoding type VI secretion system tip protein TssI/VgrG, yielding MKTVYHFDSAALDAGTLKVVRLEGEEHISRLYRFQVELVAEDEALDLDAILAAQSSIGFERDGEVLKVHGILSSFELLGPVPYYTRYRAVLVPRFWLTTLRRQSQIFQNKSVQEIVEQVLKEAGLAGDDYEFRLTHAYQPKEYVVQYRETDFDFISRLLEHEGIFYFFEQGEEGERLVIGDDNVQFAEIAGEKSVPFRAGAGMDTQDASVQALSCRRQRVTKQVVIKDYNYRKPGMNMKAEHPKPVQDPPDGLHSDYGDHFRTDNDGNRLAKMRAEEMLCQEQVFSGTGTSTGFRCGHIFSLTEHFRGDFDQDYVLVGLRHTGWQSSPGLEGLAGPRGSTGGAGEGEDYRNEFTAIPVDVAFRPARETPWPKMHGVMNAHVDAAGDGEYAELDEEGRYKVIMPFDLSGTKDGKASRPVRMAQPYSGPGYGFHTPLHKGSEVIWAAVDGDPDRPIIAGTVPNPENASPVTKSNQTQSVLRTAAQNQMVIEDEKGSERILIETPFDNSKLFMGAPNPTSGIRATTDGHGVVHAKNGIYLNAWSNDYWDTGDAANQINAGTSSAQAIGAAAAAAGAGNIAILTAVGGGVVGAATGLLAPGIVMSAPAGISAITPSTFTAVGGAGVGILTPATAEVVGAVQASLMSGGGVNVYTVAGGIRVVASNGDVEIDSKKDRVTIDADKNIDAKAGKSIVLEATDDITLKCGKSSIVLKKDGTITITGKDITTKGSGNVTTRASKNVVIKGKKILEN